From the Cryptosporidium parvum Iowa II chromosome 2, whole genome shotgun sequence genome, one window contains:
- a CDS encoding hypothetical protein (similar to cyclin D-interacting GCIP protein p29) — protein MIAEKKTNSSRHLLEFLFRSEDELRNNEKIETLNSLNTKVHSAMIFNMEIFRNERRKELDKLLKFSNEEFIESSALRTAKNDSKVEYTCDIRFGSTELWRIQRNSQKFENVTENNRIRTKNRKKGLISSTNKKIIFDREKYEQQMSELKANPERSEFLRTSHVPSDNDKNLLINQYIKNQRKRFISESIYIRPDIYHINQGNKKYNEKLDRAYHEYTSEIKQNLERGTAL, from the coding sequence ATGATAGcggaaaaaaaaacaaatagtTCGAGGCACttacttgaatttttattccGCAGTGAAGATGAGTTACGAAATAATGAGAAGATAGAGACACTGAACAGTTTGAATACAAAAGTTCATTCTGCAATGATTTTCAATATGGAAATATTTAGAAACGAAAGGAGGAAGGAATTAGATAAACTTTTAAAGTTTTCGAATGAGGAATTTATCGAGAGCTCTGCGCTGAGAACTGCAAAAAATGATTCGAAAGTAGAATATACGTGTGATATTCGTTTCGGAAGTACAGAGCTTTGGAgaattcaaagaaattcACAGAAATTTGAGAATGTGACggaaaataatagaattagaacaaaaaatagaaaaaaaggTCTTATTTCAAGtacaaacaaaaaaattattttcgATAGAGAAAAGTATGAACAACAGATGAGCGAGTTGAAAGCTAATCCAGAAAGGTCCGAATTTCTTCGGACTTCTCATGTCCCCTCTGACAACGATAAGAATTTGCTAATAAATCAGTATATAAAGAACCAAAGAAAAAGATTCATATCAGAGTCAATTTATATTAGGCCTGATATATATCATATAAATCAGGGGAATAAAAAGTACAATGAGAAATTAGACAGGGCTTATCATGAATATACTTCtgaaattaaacaaaatcTAGAAAGAGGCACGGCACTTTAA
- a CDS encoding transcription factor, translating to FLIHLLGTRKIIQIRDSKTNKSTTKENYVLRLRACLSCRIILSDQQFYEGGCPNCTHLAMEFDRQKVNSCTSMSFKGMISMLKPNESWVARYNKLLPNIVPGCYAVSVSGDMVSDDEGNYNGEY from the exons ttcttaattcatttattagGGACTCGCAAAATTATACAAATTCGAGAttcaaaaacaaataaatcaacTACTAAAGAAAATTACGTTTTGAGGTTAAGGGCTTGCTTATCATGTCGAATAATTCTAAGTGATCAACAATTTTACGAAGGTGGGTGTCCAAATTGTACCCATCTTGCAATGGAATTTGATCGCCAGAAGGTTAACTCTTGTACTTCAATGTCGTTTAAAGG AATGATATCTATGCTAAAGCCAAATGAATCATGGGTTGCAAGATACAATAAACTTTTGCCTAACATTGTACCAGGGTGCTATGCAGTTTCAGTTAGTGGAGATATGGTTTCAGATGACGAAGGCAATTATAATGGAGAATactaa
- a CDS encoding Coenzyme Q3 , methyltransferase produces the protein MFRNFSFKKSLFSSCYSTLENNRFFGIDFRNYLRILQKNKIYGSYKFSTIDAKQINNFDAYSSYSWFPETHDSILLKFNHLRTSFLLEHISNKSASLNGPLSGKKILDIGSGAGIFSERLSELGGDVLGVDASYKSIDIAYKNALCNSTSFKEISKFNNENELNNFMNSMPKPRSLRYFKGGIEHIQKSEIFDIIVASEVIEHVNNPGIFVKLISKFQYLRFIISVTRSGNLLKKDGIVLFTTLNRTVLCYIYSIIFGEKIFEMIPKVSSIDYFESIHEHRGHIAGESLLNRMNLMVLQEKMAYIK, from the coding sequence ATGTTTAggaatttttctttcaaaaaatcTCTATTTTCAAGTTGTTATTCAACATTAGAAAATAACAGATTCTTTGGAATAGATTTTAGAAACTATTTGCGTATTTTGCAGAAAAACAAGATTTATGGATCATACAAATTTAGTACAATAGACGCTAagcaaataaataattttgatgCGTATTCAAGTTATAGTTGGTTCCCAGAAACTCATGATAGTattctattaaaatttaaccATTTGAGAACAAGTTTCTTGCTTGAAcatatttctaataagtCTGCTAGTTTAAATGGTCCATTAAGTGGCAAAAAGATATTGGATATTGGCTCTGGCGCAGGAATTTTTTCGGAAAGACTCTCAGAATTAGGAGGGGATGTACTTGGAGTCGACGCATCCTATAAGTCTATAGACATAGCTTACAAAAATGCACTTTGTAATTCCACCAGCTTTAAAGAAATCtctaaattcaataatgaaaatgaacttaataatttcatgaATAGTATGCCAAAACCTAGGAGTCTGAGATATTTCAAAGGCGGAATCGAACACATACAAAAAAGTGAGatatttgatattattgTAGCTTCAGAGGTTATTGAACATGTAAATAATCCAGGcatttttgttaaattaataagtaAGTTCCAATACCTAAGATTTATTATCTCTGTAACCCGGTCAGGTAATTTACTTAAAAAGGATGGAATCGTATTGTTTACAACACTTAATCGAACTGTTCTTTGCTACATATACTCAATTATCTTTGGAGagaaaatttttgaaatgatACCAAAAGTAAGTTCGATTGACTATTTCGAATCAATTCACGAACATAGGGGACACATAGCTGGAGAAAGTTTATTAAACCGAATGAACTTGATGGTTTTGCAAGAAAAAATGGCTTATATAAAGTAG
- a CDS encoding pleckstrin homology (PH) domain containing protein with N-terminal ankyrin repeats, translating into LKLNFKMDIGIEDEVELPRSENLEQTKILEQKISRLEKLVKSRDDALNELYELEKGKNDEINTLKERIKQDGTEISKLQNIIKTLNDEISTLNEKISYLEQQSINNLKQQHIIEASSPRIVEDLLTDKESLYKEIADLRLHISQLESNLQDKEEDYIALRTRFSEFEIEKESEIQLLLSESKGTKQLFSEKEKAQKGIYDSKINSLESDLDLLKSDCLKLLKLIALLQIKTTNKVMNSESISDAADLIIHSLSLSDHLKELIKNNLNYDDNLSQKIISFSKVLIDGVINLPNPNANLEENELSDKTINLIQNWVITHFSDLIINQLPLNSVNHTESLCKERDHILNCLESEHAVIEKFLNRILIDSEKSVREPSINMFQILLDILFLDINNSQIKFVEDNFNNSQHTINRECEEYLKTKHLFKLIIKSVIKNDPEPLITNLNEIISEINSELSKPQKIEFEESETCVNEFSIKKFIDSLLKLSFGYGWNLLHIFSYLEHIETLQLLLEHFSFEEQINIVNRKSFSGFVPISISILKDNLLMTELFLTCGSDVQAQDNRRNTLIHFAVNADIQEVLIKRRILLNIKNSSGQLANVIQAKSQILKFDLDKFDNNEPSDAEYKEPQAQQLNANSLSNYEPDHSETLKEISFCCQTFDSQEDENKVMLSAWISGNEPVSSCRDDFCVFSTPEFESRDSDVVEHSVWNMLGFASSRNISSIYKGKNGDHAAMEQNLDRLDEMGLTSAERKKGIWSDIVINYTARGLEKSCFPPPLDCPINLFRQILVLTSERFALFQYSPLKLLQAAPIVDFEEIIVPKNSNVLLLLKVDGWDDILLEVSRRSEFLDEFTTSYRTLTTPSEILLSQATAETSINRSTETKPEKLNSFWLGFMSNKNTSNSASDQKQDVLSPERASAFQNLISVYGENPPIVAEPDNLIGLFNSENQYSLVLAIINKSSFMLLPHRETSLLVSIPTYHFGFLGICINPPLALENPLSQKKKQMSDLIASSENESSESRLWQERFFILRSDGALIWCHHPNDTVYCETIPIRFVRQIRVFNLATSKENEFIPCFALDFTKNSIPSSLILHSDSSEMRDKWVEKIHNVRTVLSESSES; encoded by the coding sequence ctcaaattaaattttaagaTGGACATTGGAATCGAGGATGAAGTAGAACTTCCAAGATCAGAAAACCTTGAACAAACCAAAATACTTGAACAAAAAATCTCTAGACTAGAAAAACTAGTAAAGTCGAGGGATGATGCTCTTAATGAACTTTATGAACTTGAAAAGGgtaaaaatgatgaaattaatactCTCAAGGAACGTATTAAACAAGATGGAACTGAAATTTCCAAGcttcaaaatataataaaaaccCTGAATGACGAGATCTCTACATTGAATGAAAAGATTTCTTATCTTGAGCAACAAAGTATCAATAATCTAAAGCAACAACATATTATAGAAGCTTCTTCCCCTCGTATTGTTGAGGACCTGCTTACCGATAAAGAGTCTttatataaagaaattgcAGATTTGAGACTTCATATTTCCCAGCTTGAAAGCAATTTACAGGATAAAGAAGAGGACTATATTGCTTTACGAACAAGattttcagaatttgaGATTGAAAAGGAAAGTGAAATTCAGTTATTGTTAAGCGAAAGTAAAGGCACGAAACAACTTTTTTCTGAGAAAGAGAAAGCTCAAAAAGGCATCTATGACTCTAAAATTAACTCCTTGGAAAGTGACCTTGATTTATTGAAATCTGATTgcttaaaattattaaaattgattGCGCTTTTGCAGATAAAAACTACAAATAAAGTAATGAATTCCGAATCAATAAGTGACGCCGCTGATTTGATTATTCATTCTCTATCATTATCAGatcatttaaaagaattaattaaaaataatctgAATTACGATGATAATTTGAgtcaaaaaattatttcattctCCAAGGTATTAATCGACGGTGTAATTAATTTGCCTAACCCAAATGCTAATTTGGAGGAAAATGAACTAAGTGACaaaacaattaatttaatacaaaattgGGTAATCACTCACTTTTctgatttaataattaatcaaCTTCCTTTAAATTCAGTAAATCACACAGAGTCGCTTTGCAAAGAAAGAGATCATATTCTAAATTGTTTAGAATCCGAGCATGCTGTAATAGAGAAGTTCTTGAATAGAATTTTGATTGATTCTGAAAAATCAGTCAGAGAGCCATCCATAAATATgttccaaatattattggatattttatttttggatatAAACAATTcacaaattaaatttgttgaagataattttaataatagtcAACACACAATTAATAGAGAATGCgaagaatatttgaaaacCAAACATTTGTTTAAGCTAATAATTAAATCggtaataaaaaatgatcCTGAGCCTTTAATCACCAATCtcaatgaaataatatctgaaattaattctgaATTATCTAAGCCtcaaaaaattgaatttgagGAGTCTGAAACTTGCGTGAATGAATttagtattaaaaaattcattgaTTCTTTATTGAAGCTTAGTTTTGGGTATGGTTGGAACTTATTAcatatattttcttatttagAACATATTGAGACTCTCCAGCTACTTCTTGAACATTTTTCATTCGAagaacaaataaatattgttaatagGAAAAGCTTTTCAGGGTTCGTACCCATATCAATATCAATACTTAAAGATAATTTGCTTATGACTGAGTTATTTTTAACATGTGGAAGTGATGTGCAAGCACAGGATAATCGCAGAAATACATTAATTCACTTTGCAGTAAATGCAGATATACAAgaagtattaataaaaagacGCATATTActaaatatcaaaaattcaTCAGGCCAACTTGCAAACGTGATCCAAGCCAAGTCACAAATTTTGAAGTTTGATTTGgataaatttgataataatgaacCTTCAGATGCAGAATACAAGGAACCTCAAGCTCAGCAATTAAATGCAAACTCTTTAAGTAATTATGAGCCGGATCATTCCGAAACtttgaaagaaatatcATTTTGCTGCCAAACTTTTGATTCTCAAGAAGATGAAAACAAGGTCATGTTGTCAGCATGGATTAGTGGAAATGAACCAGTTTCTTCATGTAGAGATGATTTTTGTGTTTTTTCAACTCCGGAGTTTGAAAGCCGAGATTCAGATGTTGTTGAACATTCCGTTTGGAATATGCTTGGGTTTGCAAGTAGCAGAAACATTTCGAGTATATACAAAGGCAAAAATGGAGATCATGCTGCAATGGAACAAAATTTGGATCGGTTAGATGAAATGGGTTTAACTTCTGCAGAAAGGAAAAAGGGAATTTGGAGTgatattgttattaattacACAGCAAGAGGGCTTGAAAAGTCATGCTTTCCACCCCCTCTTGACTGCccaataaatttatttaggCAAATTCTTGTTTTAACATCTGAAAGATTTGCACTGTTTCAGTATTCTCCATTAAAACTTCTTCAGGCTGCACCAATAGTTGActttgaagaaataatcGTTCCAAAAAACTCAAATGTGCTTCTTTTGCTTAAGGTTGATGGCTGGGATGATATTCTTCTTGAAGTTAGCCGTAGAAGTGAGTTCCTTGATGAATTCACTACCTCTTATCGCACGCTCACTACCCCATCAgaaattcttctttctcAAGCAACTGCAGAAACTTCTATCAACAGATCTACTGAAACCAAACCtgaaaaattgaattcatTTTGGCTTGGATTTATGAGTAATAAAAACACCTCTAATAGTGCATCTGATCAAAAACAAGATGTTTTATCTCCAGAAAGAGCTAGTGCATtccaaaatttaatttcagtTTACGGCGAGAACCCTCCGATTGTCGCAGAACCTGACAATCTTAttggattatttaattcGGAAAATCAATATTCTCTTGTTCTAGCCATTATAAACAAGAGTTCATTTATGCTCTTGCCACACAGAGAAACAAGCCTACTTGTTTCGATTCCTACATATCACTTTGGGTTTTTAGGCATTTGTATAAATCCGCCTTTAGCACTTGAAAACCCTCTTtctcaaaaaaagaagcaAATGTCCGATTTAATCGCATCCAGTGAGAATGAATCATCTGAAAGCAGACTTTGGCAAGAAAGATTCTTTATCTTAAGGTCAGATGGGGCGCTTATTTGGTGTCATCACCCAAATGACACCGTCTACTGTGAAACTATTCCAATTCGATTTGTAAGGCAAATTCGAGTCTTCAATCTTGCAACAAGTAAGGAAAATGAATTCATCCCTTGTTTTGCGCTAGATTTCACAAAGAACAGTATACCATCGTCACTAATACTTCATTCAGATTCTTCCGAAATGAGAGATAAGTGGGTTGAAAAAATACACAATGTAAGGACTGTTTTGTCTGAATCTAGCGAATcatga